In one Cronobacter dublinensis subsp. dublinensis LMG 23823 genomic region, the following are encoded:
- the pdeR gene encoding cyclic di-GMP phosphodiesterase encodes MKDDLENNLLYRYSGAASPFWRLPLDSNALQLATSEAATTSHVVPLTPEQAAQIRTMGVITSSVTLSLSLFGELVPVHLVGRKVSRKEWAGTASAWNDTTSVARDLVQGLSFAEQVVSEANSVIVILDRHGNIQRFNRLSEEYTGLKEQEVIGQNVFKLFMTPAEAAASRRNITGFFRNGSSYEVERWVKTRKGQRLFLFRNKFVHSGSGRNEIFLICSGTDITEERRAQERLRTLANTDAVTGLPNRNAIHEMISNAISSRGESQVGVVYLDLDNFKKVNDAYGHMFGDQLLQAVSLAILSCLEKDQVLARLGGDEFIVLATDTSQAALEAMSSRIITRLKHPFRIGLIEVYTGCSLGIALAPQHGDDRESVIRNADTAMYTAKENGRGKFCVFCPEMNQRVFEYLWLDTNLRKALEKNQLVIHYQPKMTVQGEVHSLEALVRWQSPERGLIPPLDFIAYAEESGLIVPLGRWVMLDVVRQVAKWREQGIMLRVAVNVSARQLADQTLISDLRQALADLNFTQSPIDVEITESCLIENADLALSVINEFSALGAEVHLDDFGTGYSSLSQLARFPLDAIKLDQSFVRDIHKQPVSQSLVRAIVAVAQALDLQVIAEGVESEEEDAFLTQNGVDQRQGFLFAKPMTPVALARWYQHYRAGKQTP; translated from the coding sequence ATGAAAGACGACCTGGAGAATAATCTGCTGTACCGCTATTCCGGCGCCGCCAGCCCTTTCTGGCGTCTGCCGCTGGACAGCAACGCCTTACAGCTCGCCACCAGCGAAGCGGCGACCACCAGCCATGTGGTGCCGCTGACGCCGGAGCAGGCGGCGCAGATCCGCACGATGGGGGTTATCACCTCAAGCGTCACGCTGTCGCTGTCGCTGTTTGGCGAACTGGTGCCGGTGCATCTGGTGGGCCGTAAAGTCTCCCGCAAGGAGTGGGCTGGCACGGCATCAGCATGGAACGACACGACGTCGGTGGCGCGCGATCTGGTGCAGGGACTGTCGTTTGCCGAGCAGGTGGTTTCCGAAGCGAATTCGGTGATTGTGATACTCGATCGCCACGGCAATATTCAGCGTTTTAACCGCCTGAGCGAAGAATATACCGGCCTCAAAGAGCAGGAAGTCATCGGGCAAAACGTTTTTAAGCTCTTTATGACGCCCGCGGAGGCGGCCGCGTCGCGCCGCAATATCACCGGTTTTTTTCGCAACGGCAGCTCTTATGAGGTCGAGCGCTGGGTGAAAACCCGCAAAGGCCAGCGTCTTTTCCTGTTTCGCAATAAATTCGTGCACAGCGGCAGCGGTCGCAACGAAATTTTCCTGATCTGCTCCGGCACGGATATCACCGAGGAGCGTCGTGCACAGGAGCGCCTGCGCACGCTTGCCAACACCGACGCCGTCACCGGTCTGCCAAACCGTAACGCCATCCACGAGATGATAAGCAACGCTATCAGCAGCCGCGGCGAAAGCCAGGTCGGCGTGGTCTATCTTGATCTGGATAATTTCAAAAAAGTGAACGACGCCTACGGACATATGTTCGGCGATCAACTGCTCCAGGCGGTGTCGCTGGCGATTTTAAGCTGTCTTGAAAAAGACCAGGTGCTGGCGCGTCTTGGCGGCGACGAGTTTATCGTGCTCGCGACCGACACCTCGCAGGCCGCGCTGGAGGCGATGTCATCGCGTATCATCACCCGGCTCAAACATCCGTTTCGCATCGGACTTATTGAAGTCTATACCGGTTGTTCGCTCGGCATCGCGCTGGCGCCGCAGCATGGCGATGACCGCGAAAGCGTTATCCGCAACGCCGACACGGCAATGTATACCGCCAAAGAGAACGGGCGCGGCAAGTTCTGCGTTTTTTGCCCGGAGATGAATCAGCGGGTGTTTGAATACCTCTGGCTTGATACCAACCTGCGCAAGGCGCTGGAGAAAAACCAACTGGTTATTCACTACCAGCCCAAAATGACGGTGCAGGGCGAGGTGCACAGTCTGGAGGCGCTCGTACGCTGGCAGTCGCCGGAGCGCGGGCTGATCCCGCCGCTCGATTTCATCGCGTATGCCGAGGAGTCGGGGCTTATCGTGCCGCTCGGGCGCTGGGTCATGCTGGACGTGGTGCGCCAGGTGGCAAAGTGGCGCGAGCAAGGCATCATGCTGCGCGTCGCGGTGAACGTCTCCGCCCGTCAGCTGGCCGACCAGACGCTGATAAGCGATCTGCGCCAGGCGCTCGCCGATCTTAACTTCACCCAAAGCCCTATTGATGTGGAAATCACCGAAAGCTGTCTTATCGAAAACGCCGATCTGGCGCTGTCGGTGATTAACGAATTCAGCGCGTTGGGCGCCGAAGTGCATCTGGATGATTTCGGGACCGGTTATTCGTCGCTCTCGCAGCTGGCGCGCTTCCCGCTTGACGCCATTAAGCTCGACCAGAGCTTTGTGCGCGATATCCATAAGCAGCCGGTGTCGCAGTCGCTGGTGCGCGCCATTGTCGCCGTCGCGCAGGCGCTGGATTTGCAGGTGATCGCCGAAGGGGTCGAGAGCGAAGAAGAAGATGCGTTTCTGACGCAAAACGGCGTCGACCAGCGTCAGGGATTTCTGTTCGCAAAACCGATGACTCCCGTCGCGCTGGCACGCTGGTATCAGCATTACCGCGCCGGAAAACAGACGCCATGA
- a CDS encoding crotonase/enoyl-CoA hydratase family protein, with protein MTVFNQSTCKLFTDAARFTQLSGFYEEERHIIWMMLRAQPRPCFNHALIEEIMNLSYLVQEAGLTVDFWVTGSLVPGMYNTGGDLQFFVDCIRNGKREALRAYARACVDCVHAASRGFDCGAISLAMVEGSALGGGFEAALAHHFVLAQRDARMGFPEIAFNLFPGMGGYSLVTRRAGMRLAEELIYQGESHTAEWYHPQGLVDQLFEPGQGFVATRTFIDTLKPRLNGVRAMLRARQRVLRLSRHELMEITEDWVDAAFSLEPKDVGYMERLIQLQNRHTAAALRKAG; from the coding sequence ATGACAGTTTTCAATCAATCGACCTGCAAACTCTTTACCGATGCCGCGCGTTTTACTCAACTTTCCGGGTTTTACGAGGAAGAACGCCACATTATCTGGATGATGTTGCGGGCACAGCCGCGCCCTTGTTTTAACCATGCCCTTATCGAAGAGATAATGAACCTCAGCTATCTGGTGCAGGAGGCTGGGCTTACGGTGGATTTCTGGGTCACCGGTTCGCTGGTCCCCGGCATGTACAACACCGGCGGCGATTTACAGTTTTTCGTCGACTGCATCCGCAACGGCAAACGCGAAGCGCTGCGCGCCTATGCGCGCGCCTGCGTGGACTGCGTACACGCCGCCTCGCGCGGCTTTGACTGCGGCGCCATCAGCCTTGCGATGGTGGAAGGCAGCGCGCTTGGCGGCGGCTTCGAGGCGGCGCTGGCGCACCATTTCGTGCTGGCCCAGCGCGACGCGCGAATGGGCTTCCCGGAAATCGCTTTTAATCTCTTCCCCGGCATGGGCGGCTATTCGCTGGTGACGCGCCGCGCCGGAATGCGGCTTGCCGAGGAGCTGATTTATCAGGGCGAATCGCATACCGCCGAGTGGTATCACCCGCAGGGGCTGGTGGATCAGCTGTTTGAGCCCGGCCAGGGGTTTGTCGCGACGCGCACGTTCATCGACACCCTGAAGCCACGGCTCAACGGGGTGAGGGCGATGCTTCGTGCGCGCCAGCGCGTGCTGCGGCTCTCACGCCACGAACTGATGGAAATTACCGAAGACTGGGTAGACGCGGCGTTCAGCCTGGAGCCCAAGGATGTCGGCTACATGGAGCGTCTGATCCAGCTGCAAAATCGCCATACGGCTGCGGCCCTGCGTAAAGCAGGCTAA
- a CDS encoding YciZ family protein gives MPTVNPQQLADRIDTVLDILVAGDYHSAIHNLEILKTELLAQSQQGEEPGDKKEKAPWEI, from the coding sequence ATGCCGACAGTAAATCCGCAGCAGCTGGCTGACCGTATCGATACCGTTCTGGATATTCTGGTGGCGGGCGATTATCACTCCGCCATTCATAACCTGGAAATTCTGAAGACGGAACTGCTGGCGCAGAGCCAGCAGGGAGAAGAACCGGGGGATAAAAAAGAGAAGGCGCCCTGGGAGATCTGA
- the fsa gene encoding fructose-6-phosphate aldolase, whose product MELYLDTADVAAVKRLARILPLQGVTTNPSIVARAGVKLWDLLPALQDAMNGEGKLFAQVVAVNAAEMAREAELLTQRVPGVVVKIPVTEEGLAAMKILKPSGIALLGTAVYGAAQGLMAALAGAEYVAPYVNRLDAQGGDGVATVRALQQLLTLHAPQAKVLAASFRTPQQALGCLLAGCESITLPLDVAGQLLNTPAVAAAVDGFGREWHQAFGTHSL is encoded by the coding sequence ATGGAACTGTATCTCGACACCGCGGACGTCGCGGCCGTCAAACGTCTGGCCCGCATCCTGCCGCTGCAGGGCGTCACCACCAATCCGTCTATCGTGGCGCGCGCGGGCGTGAAACTCTGGGATCTGCTGCCCGCCTTGCAGGATGCGATGAACGGCGAAGGCAAACTGTTCGCGCAGGTTGTTGCGGTGAATGCGGCGGAGATGGCGCGCGAGGCGGAATTGCTGACGCAGCGGGTGCCGGGCGTCGTGGTGAAAATTCCGGTGACGGAAGAGGGGCTCGCCGCGATGAAAATCCTTAAACCGTCCGGCATTGCGCTGCTCGGCACCGCCGTTTATGGCGCGGCGCAGGGGCTGATGGCGGCGCTTGCGGGGGCAGAGTATGTCGCGCCTTACGTGAACCGTCTGGATGCGCAGGGCGGCGATGGCGTGGCGACGGTGCGCGCGCTGCAACAGCTGTTAACGCTGCATGCGCCGCAGGCAAAAGTCCTGGCGGCAAGCTTTCGCACGCCGCAGCAGGCGCTCGGCTGTCTGCTCGCCGGGTGCGAGTCGATAACGCTGCCGCTGGATGTCGCAGGGCAGCTCCTGAATACGCCCGCCGTCGCGGCGGCGGTGGACGGGTTCGGGCGCGAGTGGCATCAGGCGTTCGGTACGCACAGCCTGTAA
- a CDS encoding glycyl-radical enzyme activating protein produces the protein MIFNLQRYSTHDGPGIRTVVFLKGCSLGCRWCQNPESRRRERDVLFDERLCLGGCDLCQKACPQAIRREADALVIDRAALNDAALEALTDCCPTQALTVCGETQSVESIMDTVLRDRPFYARSGGGITLSGGEPFMQPEMAQALLQRSHEAGIHTAVESCLHVPWKYIAPSLPYLDLLLADLKHVDPQRFHAWTDGSAGRVLDNFRRLAAAGVEMTIRVPLIPGFNADEASIRAITDFATDEARVKSIHFLPYHTLGINKYRLLDWPYLAPATPLDEPALLAFAEDYARQKGLTAWIRG, from the coding sequence ATGATTTTTAATCTACAACGCTACTCCACCCATGATGGCCCCGGCATCCGCACCGTGGTCTTCCTGAAAGGCTGCTCGCTCGGCTGCCGCTGGTGCCAGAACCCGGAAAGCCGACGCCGCGAGCGCGACGTGCTGTTTGATGAACGCCTCTGCCTCGGCGGCTGCGATCTCTGTCAAAAGGCGTGCCCGCAGGCGATTCGCCGCGAGGCCGACGCGCTGGTGATTGACCGCGCGGCGCTTAATGACGCCGCGCTTGAAGCGCTCACCGACTGCTGCCCTACCCAGGCGCTGACCGTATGCGGTGAAACCCAAAGCGTCGAGTCGATTATGGATACCGTGCTGCGCGACCGCCCGTTCTATGCGCGCAGCGGCGGCGGCATCACGCTCTCCGGCGGCGAGCCATTTATGCAGCCTGAAATGGCGCAGGCGCTGTTGCAGCGCAGTCACGAAGCCGGCATTCACACTGCCGTCGAATCCTGCCTGCATGTGCCGTGGAAATATATCGCCCCGTCGCTGCCGTACCTCGATCTGTTGCTGGCCGATTTAAAACATGTCGACCCGCAACGCTTTCACGCCTGGACTGACGGCAGCGCCGGACGGGTGCTGGATAATTTTCGCAGGCTCGCCGCGGCGGGCGTGGAGATGACGATCCGCGTTCCGCTGATCCCCGGTTTTAACGCCGATGAGGCGTCCATCCGCGCCATTACGGATTTCGCCACCGATGAAGCGCGCGTTAAAAGCATCCATTTTCTGCCCTACCACACCCTGGGCATCAACAAGTACCGCCTGCTGGACTGGCCCTATCTGGCACCTGCGACGCCGCTCGACGAACCGGCGCTGCTGGCGTTCGCCGAAGATTACGCCCGCCAGAAAGGACTCACCGCCTGGATAAGAGGATAA
- a CDS encoding formate C-acetyltransferase/glycerol dehydratase family glycyl radical enzyme: protein MTELNLDFLPERIKAHKAALVQIVRPPVCTERAQHYTHIYQTHQDKPLPVRRALALAHHLANRTIWIKHDELIVGNQASQVRAAPFFPEYTVSWIEKEIDDLADRPGAGFSVSAEDKVVMHNVCPWWRGQTVQDRCYGMFTDEQKGLLASGIIKAEGNMTSGDAHLAVNFPLLLEKGLDGLRAKVAERRARLMLTDQGDLHKEQFLKAIDITFSALSEHILRYAALASRMAQEEPRPARRDELLAIAANCEHIAHQPPASFWQALQLCYFVQLMLQIESNGHSVSFGRLDQYLYPWYRRDVELKQTLERERAIELLQSCWLKLLEVNKIRSGSHSKASAGSPLYQNVTIGGQRLQNGEPVDAVNPLSWAVLESCGRLRSTQPNLSVRYHAGMSNDFLDACVQVIRCGFGMPAFNNDEIVIDEFIKLGVSREDAYDYAAIGCIETAVGGKWGYRCTGMSFINFARVMLAALEGGRDATTGDTFLAQEHALSAGNFGGFDEVMNAWDNQIRYYTRKSIEIECVVDTVLEENAHDILCSALVDDCIERGKSIKQGGAKYDWVSGLQVGIANLGNSLAAVRKLVFEQAVVTQQQLAQALEDDFSGLSGEQLRQRLINSAPKYGNDNDDVDLLLARAYQTYIDELKQYHNTRFGRGPIGGTYYAGTSSISANVPFGAATMATPDGRKARTPLAEGASPASGTDRLGPTAVINSVGKLPVAKILGGVLLNQKLNPSTLDNLRDRQKLMQMLRTFFEVHKGWHVQYNIVSRETLLDAKAHPDNYRDLVVRVAGYSAFFTALSPDAQDDIIARTEHTL, encoded by the coding sequence ATGACTGAACTGAATCTCGATTTTCTTCCCGAGCGCATCAAAGCCCATAAAGCGGCGCTGGTGCAAATCGTCCGCCCGCCGGTCTGCACCGAGCGCGCGCAGCATTACACCCATATTTACCAGACTCATCAGGATAAGCCGCTGCCGGTACGCCGCGCGCTGGCGCTGGCGCACCATCTGGCGAACCGCACCATCTGGATCAAGCACGACGAGCTTATCGTCGGCAACCAGGCAAGCCAAGTGCGCGCCGCGCCGTTTTTCCCGGAATATACCGTCAGCTGGATTGAAAAAGAGATTGACGATCTGGCCGACCGCCCCGGCGCCGGGTTCTCGGTAAGCGCCGAAGATAAAGTCGTCATGCATAACGTCTGCCCGTGGTGGCGCGGCCAGACCGTGCAGGATCGCTGCTACGGCATGTTTACCGACGAACAAAAAGGGCTGCTGGCGTCCGGCATTATCAAAGCCGAAGGCAATATGACGTCAGGCGACGCGCATCTGGCGGTGAATTTCCCGCTGCTGCTGGAAAAAGGCCTCGACGGCCTGCGTGCGAAAGTGGCAGAGCGTCGCGCGCGTCTTATGCTGACCGATCAGGGCGACCTGCATAAAGAACAGTTTTTGAAGGCTATCGACATTACGTTCAGCGCGCTGAGCGAACACATCCTGCGCTACGCCGCGCTGGCGTCGCGTATGGCGCAGGAAGAGCCGCGCCCGGCTCGTCGCGACGAGCTGCTGGCGATTGCCGCCAACTGCGAGCATATCGCGCACCAGCCGCCCGCCTCGTTCTGGCAGGCCCTGCAACTCTGCTATTTCGTGCAATTAATGTTGCAGATTGAGTCCAACGGCCACTCCGTGTCGTTCGGGCGTCTCGACCAGTATCTCTATCCGTGGTATCGCCGCGATGTCGAACTGAAGCAGACGCTTGAACGTGAGCGCGCCATTGAACTGCTGCAAAGCTGCTGGCTGAAGCTGCTGGAGGTCAACAAAATTCGCTCCGGCTCGCACTCGAAAGCCTCGGCGGGCAGCCCGCTCTACCAGAACGTGACTATTGGCGGCCAGCGCCTGCAAAATGGCGAGCCGGTGGATGCCGTCAACCCGCTCTCCTGGGCCGTGCTGGAGTCGTGCGGTCGCCTGCGTTCCACGCAACCGAACCTGAGCGTGCGCTACCACGCCGGGATGAGCAATGATTTCCTCGACGCCTGCGTGCAGGTGATCCGCTGCGGTTTCGGCATGCCCGCGTTTAATAACGATGAAATCGTCATCGACGAGTTTATTAAGCTTGGAGTGAGCCGCGAAGACGCGTATGACTATGCGGCGATTGGCTGCATCGAAACGGCAGTCGGCGGCAAATGGGGCTACCGCTGCACGGGAATGAGCTTTATTAACTTCGCCCGCGTGATGCTGGCGGCGCTGGAAGGCGGTCGCGACGCCACTACCGGCGATACTTTTCTGGCGCAGGAGCACGCGCTCTCTGCGGGAAACTTCGGCGGCTTTGATGAGGTAATGAACGCCTGGGACAACCAGATCCGCTACTACACCCGCAAATCGATTGAAATCGAGTGCGTGGTGGACACGGTGCTGGAGGAGAACGCACACGATATTCTCTGCTCGGCGCTGGTTGATGACTGCATTGAGCGCGGTAAGAGTATTAAACAGGGCGGCGCGAAATATGACTGGGTTTCCGGCTTGCAGGTCGGCATCGCCAATCTTGGCAACAGCCTCGCCGCAGTGCGCAAACTGGTGTTCGAACAGGCCGTGGTAACGCAGCAGCAGCTCGCCCAGGCGCTGGAGGACGATTTCTCCGGCCTCAGCGGCGAGCAGCTGCGCCAGCGGCTTATCAACAGCGCGCCGAAATATGGCAACGACAATGATGATGTCGATCTGCTGCTGGCGCGCGCGTATCAGACTTACATCGACGAGCTGAAGCAGTACCATAACACGCGCTTCGGACGCGGCCCGATTGGCGGCACCTATTACGCCGGGACGTCGTCTATTTCCGCCAACGTGCCGTTTGGCGCGGCGACGATGGCGACGCCGGACGGACGCAAAGCCAGAACACCGCTCGCGGAAGGCGCAAGTCCGGCGTCCGGTACAGACCGTCTGGGGCCGACTGCGGTGATTAACTCGGTCGGGAAACTGCCCGTGGCGAAAATTCTTGGCGGCGTGTTGTTGAATCAGAAGCTTAACCCGTCCACACTGGATAACTTACGCGATCGCCAGAAACTGATGCAGATGCTGCGCACTTTCTTTGAAGTGCATAAGGGATGGCACGTTCAGTACAATATTGTGTCGCGTGAAACCCTGCTGGACGCCAAAGCGCACCCGGATAACTACCGCGATCTGGTGGTGCGCGTGGCGGGTTACTCCGCGTTCTTTACGGCCTTATCCCCTGACGCACAGGATGATATTATCGCCCGTACCGAACATACGCTTTAA
- the yciT gene encoding DNA-binding transcriptional regulator YciT: MNSRQQIILQMVIDHGRMSVADLAKTTGVSEVTIRQDLNLLEKQSYLRRTHGFAVPLDSDDVETRMMNNFALKRRLADFACSLVNDGETVFIENGSTNALLARALAEQKKITLITVSSFIAHLLKETSCEIILLGGIYQKKSETMVGPLTRQYISQVHFSKAFIGIDGWSPDTGFTGRDMMRADVVNAVLEKGSEAIVLTDSSKFGAVHPYTLGPASRFSRVITDDNLKDSARDALSDSGLTLDILSPFPA, from the coding sequence ATGAATTCCCGACAACAAATTATTTTACAGATGGTGATTGACCACGGCCGCATGAGCGTGGCGGATCTCGCGAAAACGACCGGCGTCTCTGAAGTCACCATTCGTCAGGATCTGAACCTTCTTGAAAAGCAGAGCTATCTGCGCCGCACCCACGGTTTCGCCGTTCCGCTTGACAGCGACGACGTTGAAACCCGCATGATGAATAATTTCGCGCTGAAGCGGCGTCTCGCAGATTTCGCCTGCTCGCTGGTGAATGATGGCGAAACGGTGTTTATCGAAAACGGCAGCACCAATGCCCTGCTGGCACGCGCGCTGGCGGAGCAAAAAAAGATAACGCTTATCACCGTCAGCAGCTTCATCGCGCATCTGCTGAAAGAAACCTCCTGTGAGATAATCCTGCTCGGCGGGATCTATCAGAAGAAAAGCGAAACGATGGTCGGCCCACTGACGCGGCAGTACATTTCGCAGGTACATTTCAGCAAAGCGTTTATCGGCATTGATGGCTGGTCGCCCGACACGGGCTTTACCGGTCGCGACATGATGCGCGCAGACGTGGTCAACGCCGTGCTGGAAAAAGGCAGCGAGGCGATTGTTCTCACAGACAGCAGTAAATTTGGCGCGGTGCATCCGTATACGCTCGGCCCGGCATCACGCTTCAGCCGTGTTATCACCGATGATAACCTCAAAGACAGCGCACGCGACGCGCTCAGCGACTCTGGCCTGACGCTTGATATCCTGTCGCCCTTTCCTGCCTGA
- the osmB gene encoding osmotically-inducible lipoprotein OsmB, giving the protein MSLNYKKVATALLAVTLVASLSACSNWSKRDRNTAIGAGAGAIGGSVLTNGSTLGTLGGAAVGGIIGHQVH; this is encoded by the coding sequence ATGTCATTAAATTACAAAAAAGTAGCCACGGCACTGCTGGCCGTTACTCTGGTAGCTTCTCTGAGCGCATGCTCTAACTGGTCCAAACGCGACCGTAACACCGCTATCGGCGCGGGTGCAGGTGCAATCGGCGGCTCCGTGCTGACCAATGGCAGCACACTCGGCACCCTCGGCGGCGCAGCGGTAGGCGGGATTATCGGCCACCAGGTTCATTAA
- the yciH gene encoding stress response translation initiation inhibitor YciH, giving the protein MNDNNSRLVYSTETGRIDEPKAAPARPKGDGVVRIQRQTSGRKGKGVCLITGIDADDATLNTLAAELKKKCGCGGAVKEGVIEIQGDKRELIKSLLEAKGMKVKLAGG; this is encoded by the coding sequence ATGAACGATAATAATAGCCGTCTGGTGTACTCCACCGAAACCGGCCGTATTGATGAGCCGAAAGCCGCGCCCGCGCGCCCGAAAGGCGACGGCGTGGTGCGTATCCAGCGACAGACCAGCGGACGTAAAGGAAAGGGCGTGTGCCTTATCACCGGCATAGACGCAGACGACGCCACGCTGAATACGCTTGCCGCCGAACTCAAAAAAAAATGCGGCTGTGGCGGCGCGGTCAAAGAGGGCGTGATTGAAATTCAGGGCGACAAACGGGAATTAATTAAAAGCCTGCTTGAGGCCAAAGGAATGAAAGTTAAACTCGCGGGTGGATAA
- the pyrF gene encoding orotidine-5'-phosphate decarboxylase: MTLIASSSHSVTHSPVVVALDYDNRDSALAFVDGIDPRDCRLKVGKEMFTLFGPQLVRDLIARGFDVFLDLKFHDIPNTTARAVAAAAELGVWMVNVHAGGGARMMTAAKEALASFGQDAPLLIAVTVLTSMEADDLQGLGIPLSPAEQAERLARLTQQCGLDGVVCSAHEAVRFKAAFGQDFKLVTPGIRPAGSDAGDQRRIMTPAEAQQAGVDYMVIGRPITRAADPSQALRDILASLKQEG, from the coding sequence ATGACGTTAATTGCATCCTCCTCTCATTCTGTTACCCATTCCCCCGTGGTTGTCGCCCTCGATTATGACAACCGCGACAGCGCGTTGGCCTTCGTGGATGGCATCGATCCGCGTGACTGCCGCCTGAAAGTTGGCAAAGAGATGTTTACGCTCTTCGGCCCGCAACTGGTGCGTGACCTCATCGCGCGCGGCTTTGACGTCTTCCTCGACCTGAAATTTCACGATATCCCGAATACCACCGCGCGCGCCGTTGCGGCGGCGGCGGAGCTTGGCGTCTGGATGGTGAACGTCCATGCAGGCGGCGGGGCGCGCATGATGACCGCGGCGAAAGAGGCGCTGGCGTCTTTTGGCCAGGACGCGCCGCTGCTGATTGCCGTTACCGTCTTAACCAGCATGGAAGCCGACGATCTGCAGGGGCTCGGTATTCCGCTCAGCCCGGCCGAGCAGGCGGAGCGTCTGGCCCGCCTCACGCAGCAGTGTGGTCTCGACGGCGTGGTCTGCTCCGCGCATGAGGCGGTGCGCTTTAAAGCGGCATTCGGCCAGGATTTCAAACTGGTCACGCCCGGCATTCGCCCGGCGGGCAGCGACGCGGGCGACCAGCGCCGCATCATGACCCCTGCCGAGGCGCAGCAGGCGGGCGTTGACTATATGGTTATCGGGCGCCCCATTACCCGCGCGGCGGATCCCTCGCAGGCGCTGCGCGATATTCTGGCGTCTCTGAAGCAGGAGGGATAA